One Sphaerisporangium krabiense DNA segment encodes these proteins:
- a CDS encoding NAD-dependent epimerase/dehydratase family protein, with protein MDTVLGRPMTARRLRVAVLGGTGFVGRRVGTAFETLGHEVTRVARHALPQDDAPPVRVLDLARPDVGPIADALRDIACDVIVNTAGGMWGLRDDQMAPANLTLVENVLAAASTLPRPPRLVHLGSVHEYGLVPVGVSISEDDEARPVNTYAQVKLDCTHAVTKASAQGIVDGVTLRAGNITGAGQPAASLLGVVAESLAAASRDGRTAVVRMRSLGALRDFLNLSDAVSAIVAAATISELPGRVVNVGTGRATSARDMVRTLIEVSGVPAELVEEEPDAAQSTWQQMRIDLARRYLGWSPRHDLIDGIKELWEDHMDPGGS; from the coding sequence ATGGACACGGTGCTCGGACGGCCGATGACCGCGCGGCGCCTGCGGGTCGCCGTGCTCGGCGGGACAGGATTCGTCGGGCGGCGGGTCGGCACGGCCTTCGAAACCCTTGGCCACGAGGTGACCCGCGTCGCTCGGCACGCGCTCCCCCAGGACGACGCGCCGCCCGTGCGGGTCCTCGACCTGGCCCGGCCGGACGTCGGCCCCATCGCCGACGCGCTGCGCGACATCGCCTGCGACGTGATCGTCAACACCGCGGGCGGCATGTGGGGCCTCAGGGACGACCAGATGGCCCCGGCCAACCTCACCCTGGTCGAGAACGTCCTCGCGGCCGCGAGCACGCTGCCGCGCCCGCCGCGCCTCGTCCACCTCGGCAGCGTCCACGAGTACGGCCTCGTCCCCGTCGGCGTCTCCATCTCCGAGGACGACGAGGCACGCCCGGTCAACACCTACGCCCAGGTGAAGCTGGACTGCACCCACGCGGTCACCAAGGCGTCCGCGCAGGGGATCGTCGACGGCGTGACGCTGCGCGCCGGCAACATCACGGGCGCGGGTCAGCCGGCGGCGAGCCTTCTCGGCGTGGTGGCGGAGTCGCTGGCGGCGGCGAGCCGGGACGGCCGTACCGCGGTGGTGCGGATGAGGTCCCTCGGCGCGCTGCGCGACTTCCTCAACCTCTCCGACGCGGTGAGCGCCATCGTCGCCGCGGCGACGATCTCCGAGCTGCCCGGCCGTGTCGTCAACGTCGGCACGGGGCGGGCGACCAGCGCCCGTGACATGGTCCGGACGCTGATCGAGGTCAGCGGCGTGCCGGCCGAGCTGGTCGAGGAGGAGCCGGACGCCGCGCAGTCCACCTGGCAGCAGATGCGCATCGACCTGGCCCGGCGGTATCTGGGCTGGTCACCGCGCCATGACCTGATCGACGGGATCAAGGAGCTGTGGGAGGACCACATGGACCCCGGTGGTTCCTGA
- a CDS encoding glycosyltransferase family 4 protein, which produces MGRTLLVTHDFPPEPGGIQSFVYNLAVRQPADSLVVYTSAAPGADAFDRDQPFEVVRERTRMLLPTPAVTRRAVEIARGRGCDRVWFGTAAPLGLLTAELRDRAGVGRAVALTHGRDIAWAALPVARSMLRRVGRHVDVVTYLGEYTRSRLATVLPRLERLVPGVDTEVYTPGADGSAVRRRHGLADRPVVVCVSRLIPRKGQDVLIRAMPLVHRSVPDAVLLIVGDGPDRDRLAKTAQAASVPHAVVFTGAVPREELPAHYAAGDVYAMPCRTRRAGLDVEGLGIVYLEASACGLPVVAGDSGGAPDAVLDGETGYVVDGRDVPMVAGRLAALLRDRALAAELGRAGRAWVESRWRWDTQAARLAELLDGDPAAA; this is translated from the coding sequence ATGGGGCGCACGCTCCTGGTCACCCATGATTTCCCGCCGGAGCCGGGTGGCATCCAGTCCTTCGTGTACAACCTGGCCGTCCGCCAGCCCGCCGATTCCCTGGTCGTCTACACCAGCGCCGCGCCCGGGGCGGACGCCTTCGACCGCGACCAGCCGTTCGAGGTGGTCCGGGAGCGCACCCGCATGCTGCTGCCGACCCCCGCGGTGACCCGCCGCGCGGTGGAGATCGCCCGCGGGCGCGGGTGCGACCGGGTGTGGTTCGGGACGGCGGCGCCGCTCGGACTGCTCACGGCCGAGCTGCGGGACCGGGCCGGCGTCGGCCGGGCGGTGGCGCTGACGCATGGGCGCGACATCGCCTGGGCGGCCCTGCCCGTCGCCAGGTCGATGCTGCGCCGCGTCGGCCGCCACGTGGACGTGGTGACCTACCTCGGCGAGTACACCAGAAGCCGGCTCGCCACGGTGCTGCCCCGGCTGGAACGGCTGGTCCCCGGCGTCGACACCGAGGTGTACACCCCCGGCGCGGACGGCTCTGCGGTACGCCGCCGGCACGGCCTCGCCGACCGTCCCGTGGTGGTCTGCGTGTCCCGGCTGATCCCCCGGAAGGGGCAGGACGTCCTGATCCGGGCGATGCCGCTGGTCCACCGGTCGGTGCCCGACGCCGTCCTGCTGATCGTCGGGGACGGGCCCGACCGCGACCGGCTGGCGAAGACGGCCCAGGCCGCGTCCGTGCCGCACGCGGTCGTGTTCACCGGAGCGGTCCCCCGCGAGGAACTGCCCGCCCACTACGCGGCGGGCGACGTCTACGCCATGCCCTGCCGTACGCGCAGGGCCGGGCTGGACGTCGAAGGGCTGGGCATCGTCTACCTGGAGGCGTCGGCCTGCGGGCTGCCGGTCGTGGCGGGCGACTCGGGCGGCGCGCCGGACGCGGTGCTGGACGGCGAGACCGGTTACGTCGTGGACGGCCGTGACGTGCCGATGGTCGCGGGACGGCTGGCCGCCCTGTTGCGCGACCGCGCGCTGGCCGCCGAGCTGGGCCGGGCGGGACGGGCCTGGGTCGAGTCCCGCTGGCGCTGGGACACGCAGGCGGCCCGCCTCGCCGAGCTGCTGGACGGTGATCCCGCCGCGGCGTGA
- a CDS encoding type I polyketide synthase, which yields MFDEQKYLTYLRRATAEIQDLRRRLRESREREPVAVIGIGCRYPGGVGSPDDLWELVSQGTDAVTEFPRDRGWDVAALYDPDPEAPGKSYTRHGGFLTDAAMFDADHFGISPREALWMDPQHRLLLECSAEALERAGLDAETLRGSRTGVFTGVMTDGSSAQISSLASGRVAYAFGLEGPAITVDTACSSSLVALHLACQALGAGDCTLALAGGATVMTTPDLFVDFSRQRGLSPDGRCKSFASAADGTGFAEGVGVLVVERLSDARRLGHPVLAVIRGSAVNQDGRSNGLTAPNGPSQRRVIRQAMSEARLSASDVDVVEAHGTGTTLGDPIEAQAILATYGRDRPADRPVLLGSVKSNIGHTQAAAGVAGVIKMVQAMRHGVVPPTLHVDAPSPHVDWSDGALRLATGREPWPETGRPRRAAVSSFGLSGTNAHVIIEQAPEPAEAPAPAVTGALPWILSARTEEALRAQAGRLRSYLDADPGADPADVAVALSRRPAMACRAAVLTSGRAGLLRGLDALAAGEQAAEVVRARASSGGLAVMFSGQGSQRAQMGRDLYLTFPAFAEAFDAACAALDAHMERPVRQVVFARPDTAEARLLDRTDHTQAATFALEVALYRLIESWGVRPDLLIGHSVGELAAAHVAEVLTLADAARVVAHRGRLMRELPGGGSMVAVAAGEEWMRERLAPYGGDAGVAAVNGPSSVVISGHHAAVTEIAAECRAQGIRTKPLRVSHAFHSALMEPMLAAFGEVLATVTLKPPRIPVASNVTGTRLTDEQACSAEYWLSHVRETVRFADGVRWLRDQGATRFAELGPDGALTVAAQDSLTGRADLVTATLLRTRPEVESITAAMAALHTHGVAVDWPAVYAGRPARHLNLPTYPFQRRRYWRNAASARRDAHALGLTELSHPLLHGASGVPVTGGSLLVGRISLDTHPWLADHAVGSTALVPGTVFAELATWTGDHLGAAGIGELALHAPLPLHRDTGVHLRVAVDPPDDKGARAIGVYSRDENGDADEPWVCHASGVLAGDPHAAGLPMTGAWPPPGATPVDHADAYERLASYGFHYGPRFRGLRAVWRRGEEVFAEVALPDSEGEADAFTVHPALWDMAVQALAVSRFGETAEEQPARLPSSWHGVSVHATGARALRVRITPAGGRDEVSLTATDTGGVPVLTVGALRLREISLDRLASADPGKGALYSVAWIPADRPAQDMADRPHGGWASVGPDDVRLAGALRAAWHDGHWHADLEALQTAMSAGTPAPALVLVSEPAGGDGPAAVLDAATRTLSFIRAWLADERLAFTRLVIATRGAMPARGPAPNAAGAAIWGLVRSAQIEHPDRFVLVDLDDADASLRALPAVAALGEPQVAIRHGEPLVPRLARAASPSVTRFPADGTVLITGGTGALGMAVARHLVDAHGVRRLLLLSRGGSAAEGFEEELTAKGARVSVVACDAADRGQLDRVLAGIPGEHPLTAVVHAAGVVDDGVIETLTPARLAEVLRPKADAAWHLHELTKDRDLRAFVLFSSLAGTLGSPGQANYAAANAYLDALAARRHADGLPALSVAWGAWAGGGMASRAAGTGPARRAHAGMAALSPADALALFDLAGGAGEAAVVAAHLDLRVMRRTFTTFDQVPPLLRGLVRSPKPRAGASGGRAAALRARLAGLGEPARAREALDLVREQVAAVLGHATPASVAADRGFLDMGLDSVTAVELRNRLDAATGLRLPSTAVFDHPTPQAMAEHVLEKLRPEITGGDPTGRDAGDAAIRRALATIPVDRLRASGLLDPLLGLAAGPPDDEGGQPPGGEAQIKEMAVEDLVRLALGRRDPSATTGHMSTVSKER from the coding sequence ATGTTCGACGAGCAGAAATACCTCACGTATCTGCGGCGGGCGACGGCTGAGATTCAGGATCTGCGCCGGCGGCTGCGCGAGTCGCGGGAACGCGAGCCGGTCGCCGTCATCGGCATCGGCTGCCGGTATCCGGGCGGCGTCGGCTCGCCCGACGACCTCTGGGAGCTGGTGTCCCAGGGGACCGACGCGGTGACGGAGTTCCCCCGCGACCGGGGCTGGGACGTCGCCGCCCTGTACGACCCGGACCCGGAGGCCCCCGGCAAGAGCTACACGCGGCATGGCGGCTTCCTCACCGACGCCGCGATGTTCGACGCCGACCATTTCGGGATCAGTCCCCGCGAGGCACTGTGGATGGATCCGCAGCACCGGCTGCTGCTGGAGTGTTCCGCCGAGGCGCTCGAACGGGCCGGCCTCGACGCGGAGACGCTGCGCGGCAGCAGGACCGGCGTCTTCACCGGGGTGATGACCGACGGTTCGTCGGCGCAGATCAGCAGCCTCGCCTCGGGGCGGGTCGCGTACGCCTTCGGCCTGGAGGGGCCGGCGATCACCGTCGACACGGCGTGCTCGTCGTCGCTGGTGGCCCTGCACCTGGCGTGTCAGGCGCTCGGCGCCGGTGACTGCACGCTGGCGCTCGCGGGCGGAGCGACGGTGATGACCACGCCGGACCTGTTCGTGGACTTCAGCAGGCAGCGCGGCCTGTCCCCGGACGGCCGGTGCAAGTCGTTCGCCTCGGCCGCGGACGGCACGGGCTTCGCCGAGGGCGTCGGCGTGCTGGTGGTGGAGCGACTGTCGGACGCGCGCCGGCTCGGGCATCCCGTCCTGGCCGTGATCCGGGGCTCCGCGGTCAACCAGGACGGCAGGTCGAACGGGCTCACCGCGCCGAACGGCCCCTCCCAGCGGCGGGTCATCCGCCAGGCGATGAGCGAGGCCCGGCTGTCGGCGTCCGACGTGGACGTGGTGGAGGCGCACGGCACCGGCACGACCCTCGGCGATCCGATCGAGGCGCAGGCCATCCTGGCGACCTACGGGCGGGACCGGCCCGCGGACCGGCCGGTGCTGCTCGGGTCGGTCAAGTCCAACATCGGGCACACCCAGGCCGCGGCCGGGGTGGCCGGGGTGATCAAGATGGTGCAGGCGATGCGGCACGGCGTCGTCCCGCCGACGCTGCACGTCGACGCGCCCTCACCGCACGTGGACTGGTCGGACGGCGCGCTCCGGCTGGCGACCGGCAGGGAGCCGTGGCCGGAGACCGGCCGGCCGCGCCGCGCCGCGGTGTCGTCCTTCGGGCTGAGCGGCACCAACGCGCACGTCATCATCGAGCAGGCCCCCGAACCCGCGGAGGCGCCCGCCCCCGCCGTCACCGGAGCCCTGCCGTGGATCCTGTCCGCGCGGACCGAGGAGGCCCTGCGGGCCCAGGCCGGCCGGCTGCGGTCCTACCTCGACGCCGACCCCGGCGCCGATCCCGCCGATGTCGCCGTCGCGCTGAGCAGGCGCCCGGCGATGGCCTGCCGGGCGGCGGTGCTCACGTCCGGCCGCGCCGGCCTGCTGCGAGGTCTGGACGCCCTGGCCGCGGGCGAGCAGGCCGCCGAGGTCGTCCGGGCCCGGGCGTCCTCCGGCGGCCTGGCCGTGATGTTCTCCGGCCAGGGATCGCAGCGGGCGCAGATGGGCCGCGACCTCTACCTGACGTTCCCCGCGTTCGCCGAGGCGTTCGACGCGGCGTGCGCCGCGCTCGACGCGCACATGGAGCGCCCGGTGCGACAGGTCGTCTTCGCCCGGCCCGACACCGCGGAGGCGCGGCTGCTCGACCGCACCGACCACACCCAGGCCGCGACGTTCGCCCTGGAGGTCGCGCTGTACCGCCTGATCGAGAGCTGGGGCGTGCGGCCGGACCTTCTGATCGGCCACTCGGTGGGTGAACTGGCCGCGGCCCACGTGGCCGAGGTGCTCACCCTGGCCGACGCCGCCCGCGTGGTGGCGCACCGCGGGCGGCTGATGCGGGAACTGCCCGGCGGTGGGTCGATGGTCGCGGTCGCGGCCGGCGAGGAGTGGATGCGCGAGCGGCTGGCCCCCTACGGCGGCGACGCCGGCGTGGCGGCCGTGAACGGGCCGTCCAGCGTCGTGATCTCCGGGCACCACGCGGCGGTCACCGAGATCGCCGCCGAGTGCCGGGCCCAAGGGATCCGCACCAAGCCCCTGCGCGTCTCGCACGCCTTCCACTCCGCGCTGATGGAGCCCATGCTGGCGGCGTTCGGCGAGGTCCTCGCCACGGTGACGCTCAAACCGCCCCGGATCCCGGTGGCGTCGAACGTGACGGGCACCAGGCTGACCGACGAGCAGGCGTGCTCCGCCGAGTACTGGCTGTCCCACGTGCGGGAGACCGTGCGGTTCGCGGACGGCGTGCGGTGGCTGCGCGACCAGGGCGCCACCCGGTTCGCCGAGCTCGGGCCGGACGGCGCGCTGACCGTCGCCGCCCAGGACTCGCTCACCGGGCGGGCGGACCTCGTCACGGCGACGCTGCTCAGGACCCGGCCGGAGGTCGAATCGATCACGGCCGCCATGGCCGCCCTGCACACCCACGGCGTCGCCGTCGACTGGCCGGCGGTGTACGCCGGGCGCCCGGCGCGCCACCTGAACCTGCCGACCTACCCTTTCCAGCGGCGGCGGTACTGGAGGAACGCGGCCTCCGCCCGGCGCGACGCGCACGCGCTCGGGCTCACCGAGCTGAGCCACCCGCTGCTCCACGGAGCCTCCGGCGTCCCGGTCACCGGCGGGTCCCTCCTCGTCGGGCGGATCTCCCTGGACACCCACCCCTGGCTCGCCGACCACGCCGTGGGCTCCACCGCGCTGGTGCCGGGCACCGTGTTCGCCGAACTCGCCACGTGGACCGGCGACCACCTGGGAGCGGCCGGGATAGGCGAACTCGCCCTGCACGCGCCGCTGCCCCTCCACCGCGACACCGGAGTTCACCTGCGCGTCGCCGTCGACCCTCCCGACGACAAGGGCGCCCGCGCGATCGGCGTGTACTCCCGCGACGAGAACGGCGACGCGGACGAGCCCTGGGTATGCCACGCCTCGGGCGTCCTCGCCGGCGACCCGCACGCCGCCGGCCTCCCCATGACCGGCGCGTGGCCGCCGCCGGGCGCGACCCCCGTCGACCACGCCGACGCCTACGAGCGCCTTGCCTCCTACGGGTTCCACTACGGCCCCCGGTTCCGGGGACTGCGGGCGGTGTGGCGCCGGGGCGAGGAGGTGTTCGCCGAGGTCGCGCTCCCGGATTCGGAGGGCGAGGCGGACGCCTTCACGGTCCACCCGGCGCTGTGGGACATGGCCGTGCAGGCGCTCGCGGTGTCCCGGTTCGGCGAGACCGCCGAGGAACAGCCGGCACGCCTTCCGTCCTCCTGGCACGGGGTGTCCGTGCACGCGACCGGCGCCCGTGCCCTCCGGGTCCGTATCACGCCGGCCGGTGGCAGGGACGAGGTGTCGCTGACGGCCACCGACACCGGCGGCGTCCCGGTCCTCACCGTCGGGGCGCTCAGGCTGCGCGAGATCTCACTCGACCGGCTCGCGTCCGCCGATCCCGGCAAGGGCGCGCTGTACTCCGTCGCATGGATCCCGGCCGATCGGCCCGCCCAGGACATGGCGGACCGGCCGCACGGCGGCTGGGCGAGCGTGGGCCCGGACGACGTGCGCCTGGCCGGCGCCCTGCGCGCCGCATGGCACGACGGCCACTGGCACGCCGACCTGGAAGCCCTGCAGACGGCCATGTCCGCGGGCACGCCCGCCCCCGCGCTCGTGCTCGTCTCCGAACCGGCCGGCGGTGACGGCCCGGCCGCCGTCCTGGACGCGGCCACCAGGACCCTGTCCTTCATCCGCGCGTGGCTCGCGGACGAGCGGCTGGCCTTCACCCGGCTCGTCATCGCGACCAGAGGCGCGATGCCGGCCCGCGGCCCCGCCCCGAACGCGGCCGGCGCCGCCATCTGGGGCCTGGTGCGCTCGGCGCAGATCGAACACCCGGACCGCTTCGTCCTGGTGGACCTCGACGACGCCGACGCGTCCCTGCGGGCCCTGCCGGCGGTCGCCGCGCTGGGCGAGCCCCAGGTGGCGATCCGCCACGGAGAGCCGCTGGTGCCCAGGCTGGCCAGGGCCGCATCGCCGAGCGTCACGCGGTTCCCCGCGGACGGCACCGTCCTGATCACCGGCGGCACCGGTGCGCTCGGCATGGCGGTGGCGCGGCACCTGGTGGACGCGCACGGCGTGCGCCGGTTGCTGCTGCTCAGCCGCGGCGGCTCGGCGGCGGAAGGGTTCGAGGAGGAGCTGACCGCGAAGGGGGCGCGGGTCTCGGTCGTCGCGTGCGACGCCGCCGACCGCGGCCAACTGGACCGCGTGCTGGCCGGCATCCCCGGCGAACATCCGCTCACCGCCGTCGTGCACGCCGCCGGCGTCGTCGACGACGGCGTCATCGAGACGCTGACCCCGGCCCGGCTCGCCGAGGTGCTGCGGCCGAAGGCCGACGCCGCCTGGCACCTCCACGAACTGACCAAAGACCGCGACCTGCGGGCGTTCGTGCTGTTCTCCTCGCTCGCCGGCACCCTCGGCAGCCCGGGACAGGCCAACTACGCGGCGGCCAACGCCTACCTGGACGCCCTCGCGGCGCGCCGGCACGCCGACGGACTGCCCGCCCTGTCGGTGGCCTGGGGCGCCTGGGCCGGCGGCGGGATGGCGAGCCGGGCGGCCGGCACCGGCCCCGCGCGCCGGGCGCACGCCGGGATGGCCGCGCTCTCCCCCGCCGACGCGCTGGCCCTGTTCGACCTCGCCGGCGGCGCCGGTGAGGCGGCGGTCGTCGCGGCGCACCTGGACCTGCGAGTCATGCGGCGGACCTTCACCACGTTCGACCAGGTGCCACCGCTGCTGCGCGGCCTGGTCAGGTCGCCCAAGCCGCGCGCGGGCGCCTCCGGCGGCCGGGCCGCCGCGCTCCGGGCCCGGCTTGCCGGACTCGGGGAACCGGCCCGTGCCCGCGAGGCGCTGGACCTGGTCCGGGAACAGGTGGCCGCGGTACTGGGCCACGCCACCCCCGCCTCGGTGGCGGCCGACCGCGGGTTCCTCGACATGGGCCTGGACTCGGTGACGGCCGTCGAACTGCGCAACCGGCTGGACGCGGCCACCGGGCTGCGCCTGCCCTCCACGGCCGTCTTCGACCACCCGACGCCCCAGGCGATGGCCGAACACGTCCTGGAGAAACTGCGCCCCGAGATCACCGGCGGCGACCCGACGGGGCGGGACGCCGGCGACGCCGCGATCCGCCGCGCGCTCGCCACGATCCCGGTGGACCGGCTGCGCGCGTCCGGGCTGCTGGACCCGCTGCTCGGTCTCGCCGCCGGCCCTCCGGACGACGAGGGCGGGCAGCCGCCCGGCGGCGAGGCGCAGATCAAGGAGATGGCCGTCGAGGACCTCGTGCGCCTGGCACTCGGCAGGCGCGACCCCTCGGCCACCACCGGCCACATGTCCACGGTGAGTAAGGAGCGATGA